A genome region from Triticum aestivum cultivar Chinese Spring chromosome 2B, IWGSC CS RefSeq v2.1, whole genome shotgun sequence includes the following:
- the LOC123043575 gene encoding pheromone-processing carboxypeptidase KEX1: MRICSQCVSSSGCERNWSAFALVHTKQRNRLLYDKLHKLVSVRYNLKIRAEEDQEKERDIDKEVDPSALLIDTTMFDETNPIMEWLNEDEEDPVLDGADAASAVFEKIRRLNSSRKDSYVGTKANKKKRKRNHDEENEYVETDSEDDDNDNEYVDNESEDDDGVSEDDEDDQQDQQETQMQVEEETQVQVEKETQASIGNLETRRSGRLVRKKTKEINSLYS, translated from the exons ATGAGAATTTGCTCACAATGTGTCTCATCTAGTGGGTGTGAGAGGAACTGGAGCGCCTTTGCTTTGGTGCACACAAAGCAAAGAAATCGCCTTTTATATGACAAGCTCCACAAGCTAGTTTCTGTCCGCTACAACCTAAAG ATACGTGCTGAAGAAGatcaagagaaagagagagatataGATAAAGAGGTTGATCCAAGTGCATTGCTGATAGATACAACAATGTTCGATGAGACAAATCCAATAATGGAGTGGCTGAATGAGGATGAAGAGGATCCAGTTTTGGATGGAGCCGATGCGGCCAGTGCTGTTTTTGAGAAAATAAGGCGCCTCAACTCAAGCAGGAAGGATTCTTATGTTGGTACAAAGGCtaataagaagaaaagaaagaggaatCATGATGAGGAGAATGAGTATGTTGAAACTGACAGTGAGGATGACGACAACGATAATGAATATGTTGATAATGAGAGTGAGGATGATGATGGGGTgagtgaggatgatgaggatgatcaACAAGATCAGCAAGAAACACAAATGCAAGTGGAAGAAGAGACACAAGTACAAGTTGAAAAGGAGACACAAGCAAGCATTGGCAATTTGGAGACTCGTAGATCTGGACGACTAGTTAGGAAGAAGACCAAGGAAATCAACAGCCTCTACTCGTAG